One stretch of Rhodoferax lithotrophicus DNA includes these proteins:
- the cysK gene encoding cysteine synthase A, producing MKADNILQTIGRTPHVHINRLFGAGHNVWIKSERSNPGGSIKDRIALAMVEAAERSGELQPGATIIEPTSGNTGVGLALVAAVKGYKLILVMPDSMSVERRRLMLAYGASFDLTPREKGMKGAIARAYELSLTVPGSWIPQQFDNPANIDAHVRTTAQEILADFPDGIDALITGVGTGGHLSGVAQVLKAKWPNLKVFAVEPSASPVISGGAAAPHPIQGIGAGFIPKNLRTELLDGVILVEAEAAREYARRSATEEGMLVGISSGATLAAIAQKLPDLPPGATVLGFNYDTGERYLSVEGFLPV from the coding sequence ATGAAAGCCGACAACATCCTGCAAACCATTGGCCGCACACCCCATGTGCACATCAACCGCCTGTTTGGTGCGGGTCACAACGTCTGGATCAAGTCCGAGCGCAGCAACCCCGGCGGCTCGATCAAAGACCGTATTGCCTTGGCCATGGTGGAAGCGGCTGAGCGGTCTGGCGAATTACAACCCGGCGCGACCATCATCGAACCCACTTCGGGCAACACCGGTGTCGGTTTGGCGCTGGTGGCTGCCGTCAAAGGCTACAAGCTGATTTTGGTGATGCCCGACAGCATGAGTGTTGAGCGCCGCCGCCTGATGCTGGCATATGGCGCGTCGTTTGACCTGACCCCGCGCGAAAAAGGCATGAAAGGAGCCATTGCCCGCGCCTACGAGTTGTCACTCACCGTGCCAGGCTCATGGATTCCACAGCAGTTTGATAACCCGGCCAACATCGACGCGCATGTGCGCACCACAGCACAGGAAATCCTGGCAGATTTTCCTGACGGCATCGATGCCCTCATCACCGGCGTGGGAACGGGCGGACACTTGTCCGGCGTGGCCCAAGTGCTGAAAGCCAAATGGCCGAACTTGAAAGTGTTTGCGGTAGAGCCCTCTGCGTCACCAGTGATTTCCGGCGGAGCCGCCGCGCCGCACCCGATCCAGGGCATTGGCGCGGGATTCATCCCGAAAAATCTGCGCACCGAGTTGCTCGACGGGGTGATTCTGGTCGAGGCCGAAGCGGCCCGCGAATACGCCCGGCGTAGCGCCACCGAAGAAGGCATGCTGGTGGGAATTTCCAGTGGCGCGACACTGGCCGCCATTGCGCAAAAACTGCCTGACCTGCCACCCGGCGCGACGGTGCTGGGCTTCAACTACGACACCGGCGAGCGCTACCTGTCGGTGGAAGGTTTTCTGCCGGTGTAA
- a CDS encoding Rrf2 family transcriptional regulator: protein MRLSTKGRFAVTAMIDVALREKLGPVPLSDIAVRQQISLSYLEQMFSKLRQQGLVSSTRGPGGGYTLGQRADAITVADIISAVEDAPPKLNPKEDINTQDMAQDLWDSMNAKVLDFMQSVTLRSLVLEQLAKGVKIEQKPAPNRGVFKKPVHVPIRTNAPNSVFALGQTLLARG from the coding sequence ATGCGATTAAGTACCAAAGGCCGTTTTGCCGTGACCGCCATGATTGACGTGGCCCTGCGTGAAAAGCTAGGCCCTGTGCCGCTGTCCGACATTGCCGTGCGCCAGCAAATTTCGCTGTCGTACCTGGAGCAAATGTTCAGCAAATTGCGCCAGCAGGGGCTGGTCAGCAGCACCCGCGGGCCAGGCGGTGGCTACACCTTGGGCCAGCGTGCCGATGCCATCACCGTGGCGGACATCATCAGCGCGGTAGAAGATGCCCCACCCAAACTGAACCCGAAAGAAGACATCAACACCCAGGACATGGCGCAAGACTTGTGGGATTCCATGAATGCCAAGGTGCTGGACTTCATGCAGTCCGTCACGCTGCGCTCTCTGGTGCTGGAGCAATTGGCCAAAGGTGTGAAGATTGAACAAAAACCAGCGCCCAACCGCGGTGTGTTCAAAAAACCGGTGCACGTGCCGATTCGCACCAATGCCCCCAACTCGGTGTTTGCACTTGGGCAAACGCTGCTGGCCAGGGGGTGA
- the nhaR gene encoding transcriptional activator NhaR: MNFKHLYYFWVTAKSGGIMRAGEQLHTTPQTLSGQIKLLEDWLGRQLFRKSGRQLELTEHGRLALGYADQIFSLGQDLETALRQARGTQRRLDFRVGVADSVSKSVAYRLLEPAFSVGQPIKLLASEGKFDDLLAQLALHRLDLVIADEPMPARVSVKAFNHPLGRSAMSFFAASALQPRLQGTFPGCLSGVPMLVPGATASVRQQLEGWFAKHQISPVVVGEFDDAALMKAFGREGQGVFLAPTALEQETCDQFAVSVVGRTTELVESFYAVSVERRITHPCVLAITDAARGQLFSV, translated from the coding sequence ATGAATTTCAAGCATCTTTACTATTTTTGGGTCACCGCCAAGTCGGGCGGCATCATGCGCGCTGGTGAACAGTTACACACCACCCCCCAAACTTTGTCAGGGCAAATCAAATTGCTGGAAGACTGGCTGGGTCGCCAACTGTTCCGCAAAAGTGGCCGCCAACTGGAGCTGACCGAGCATGGCCGTCTGGCGCTGGGTTATGCCGACCAGATTTTCAGTCTGGGGCAAGACCTTGAGACTGCCTTGCGACAAGCCCGTGGTACCCAACGTCGGCTGGACTTTCGGGTGGGTGTGGCCGATTCGGTGTCCAAATCAGTGGCTTATCGCTTGCTTGAACCGGCGTTTTCTGTGGGGCAGCCGATCAAACTGCTGGCCAGCGAAGGCAAGTTTGACGACTTGCTGGCGCAGTTGGCCTTGCACCGGCTTGACCTGGTGATTGCCGATGAGCCGATGCCCGCTCGTGTCAGCGTCAAAGCGTTCAACCACCCGTTGGGCCGCAGTGCCATGAGTTTTTTTGCCGCCTCTGCGCTCCAGCCGCGCCTTCAGGGGACGTTTCCCGGCTGTCTGTCGGGTGTGCCGATGTTGGTTCCCGGGGCCACGGCTTCAGTGCGTCAACAACTGGAAGGCTGGTTTGCCAAACACCAGATTTCCCCGGTGGTGGTGGGTGAGTTTGATGACGCGGCGCTGATGAAAGCCTTTGGCCGCGAAGGGCAGGGCGTTTTTTTGGCTCCAACTGCGCTGGAACAGGAAACCTGTGACCAATTTGCGGTGTCGGTGGTGGGGCGCACCACTGAGCTGGTCGAGTCGTTCTATGCGGTGTCGGTCGAGCGGCGCATCACCCACCCCTGTGTGCTGGCCATCACCGATGCGGCACGTGGGCAACTGTTCAGTGTGTGA
- a CDS encoding RNA pseudouridine synthase: protein MIKPSKSTLSVKTTFKKPPVPEGERLSKHVAHLVPCSRREAEQYIEGGWVRVNGQVVEEPMARVLDQVVQIDPQASLMGLSDVTLLLNKPAGFDSMAAPGEAGKRLKPAHQLLQSTNHWAQDPSGVRQLKRHLARLTACVPLELAATGLVVFTQDWRVLRKLTEDAAFMEHEFLVEVAGEVSPDMLQRMNTGLNHQGQALPPVKVSINSTSGATTRLRVAIKGAHPGLIAYLCERVDLHINSMKRLRIGRVALSNLPEGQWRYLQEGERF, encoded by the coding sequence ATGATCAAACCATCCAAATCCACCCTCTCGGTCAAAACAACATTCAAGAAGCCCCCTGTGCCCGAGGGTGAACGGCTGTCCAAACACGTGGCGCACCTGGTGCCCTGCTCCCGCCGCGAGGCCGAGCAATACATCGAAGGCGGCTGGGTGCGGGTGAATGGCCAGGTGGTGGAAGAGCCGATGGCCCGCGTGCTGGACCAAGTGGTGCAGATCGATCCGCAGGCCAGTCTGATGGGGCTCAGCGATGTCACCCTGTTGCTGAACAAACCCGCAGGTTTTGACAGCATGGCCGCCCCAGGCGAGGCGGGCAAACGCCTGAAACCGGCGCACCAATTGCTGCAAAGCACCAACCATTGGGCACAAGACCCGTCTGGCGTGCGCCAGCTCAAGCGGCATCTGGCCCGGCTCACCGCCTGTGTACCGCTGGAGCTGGCCGCCACCGGGCTGGTGGTGTTCACGCAAGACTGGCGCGTGCTGCGCAAGCTCACCGAAGATGCAGCCTTCATGGAACACGAGTTTCTGGTGGAAGTGGCCGGTGAGGTCAGCCCGGACATGTTGCAACGCATGAACACCGGCCTCAACCACCAGGGCCAGGCGCTGCCGCCAGTGAAGGTCAGCATCAACAGCACGTCTGGTGCCACAACCCGGCTGCGTGTCGCCATCAAGGGAGCGCACCCCGGCCTGATTGCTTACTTGTGCGAGCGCGTGGATTTACACATCAACAGCATGAAGCGCTTGCGCATCGGGCGGGTGGCGCTATCAAATTTGCCAGAAGGTCAGTGGCGCTATCTGCAAGAAGGTGAACGGTTTTGA